The proteins below are encoded in one region of Penicillium psychrofluorescens genome assembly, chromosome: 4:
- a CDS encoding uncharacterized protein (ID:PFLUO_007031-T1.cds;~source:funannotate), with the protein MEAAMDGDLNSLCRKPSFIFEKFDNFVACSNDLTTNQTFEHLVQTCVRDYCKNPDTELGGCQGLDAYQYPYGFMIRNDNDSYTFYSGPACGGISSNVNADIGGPGAVISYFFQLVIILYLWFLLRTFSFTSRMFRFAGHLASRLKQDQARKNAETLEHRSREYLATHAYVLKSILVEYQEAQCWFMIACQAATMFAMKYNQVFDASTLMSLLANNSVANVVAAAGILPIVFGLWSLLKMHMCSTWIFFLSTVTLIMAEVAFIRNATKWPKINRLAALDGDWPSSCGGQPPPIRWCANPDFMHHLTIPQKLFGYALDPFCFVVYVFCLVEWLVLRLRKWIRFGSIVKKPPPLTRLSCAFQRFRASKWFIYGHGFFSAAVEVLLLVASIVYVAMFVLIAEAGTVDLSGWSFGQILAITLWAPVIGKYVYWSIFGTESYSEVRVAAPYRIVKIGEDEDDDEHKKEYDHDHDRPSRVLPLSSGPHLLDKKQDYYSQESQLCLDA; encoded by the exons ATGGAGGCCGCCATGGATGGCGATCTGAACTCGCTATGTCGGAAGCCCAGTTTTATTTTTGAAAAATTTGACAATTTCGTGGCTTGCTCCAACGATCTAACGACTAATCAAACCTTTGAACACCTTGTCCAAACCTGTGTCCGTGATTACTGCAAGAATCCGGATACCGAGCTGGGAGGATGCCAGGGTCTTGATGCTTACCAGTATCCGTACGGATTCATGATTCGAAACGATAATGATTCATACACTTTCTATTCTGGTCCTGCCTGTGGTGGAATCAGCTCGAACGTCAATGCAGATATCGGCGGGCCTGGG GCTGTTATCTCGTACTTCTTCCAGCTGGTTATTATCCTTTACCTCTGGTTCCTTCTACGCACATTCAGCTTCACTTCTCGAATGTTCCGATTTGCCGGCCATCTTGCATCTCGATTGAAACAAGACCAAGCCAGAAAAAACGCTGAGACGCTAGAACACAGATCTAGAGAGTATCTTGCTACGCACGCATATGTTTTGAAGTCCATTCTGGTCGAGTATCAGGAGGCCCAGTGTTGGTTTATGATCGCATGCCAGGCTGCTACCATGTTCGCCATGAAGTACAACCAAGTCTTCGATGCCTCGACCCTAATGTCCTTGTTAGCGAACAATTCAGTGGCAAATGTggtcgctgctgctggtatcCTTCCTATTGTCTTTGGCTTGTGGAGTTTGCTGAAGATGCACATGTGTTCCACCTGGATATTCTTCCTTTCCACCGTCACCCTCATAATGGCGGAAGTCGCATTCATAAGGAATGCCACTAAGTGGCCAAAAATCAACCGTCTGGCGGCTCTCGATGGGGATTGGCCAAGCAGCTGCGGAGGCCAACCTCCTCCTATCAGATGGTGTGCAAACCCGGATTTTATGCATCACCTAACAATCCCGCAGAAATTGTTTGGCTATGCTCTCGATCCGTTCTGTTTCGTGGTGTATGTTTTTTGTCTGGTTGAGTGGCTGGTCCTACGCCTGCGCAAATGGATTCGATTTGGCTCGATTGTCAAGAAACCCCCTCCGCTCACTCGACTCTCTTGTGCCTTTCAACGATTCCGGGCGTCAAAGTGGTTCATATACGGCCACGGATTTTTCTCCGCTGCCGTCGAAGTGCTTCTGCTTGTGGCTTCCATTGTATATGTTGCGATGTTTGTCCTGATTGCCGAGGCTGGAACAGTTGACCTAAGTGGCTGGTCCTTCGGGCAAATTCTCGCTATCACCCTCTGGGCCCCTGTTATCGGCAAATACGTTTACTGGTCCATAT TTGGTACCGAGTCCTACTCGGAAGTCCGCGTTGCCGCCCCGTACAGGATTGTCAAGATCGgagaggacgaagacgacgatgaacaTAAGAAAGAGtatgatcatgatcatgataGGCCTTCTCGTGTCCTTCCCTTGAGTTCTGGACCGCATTTGCTTGATAAAAAGCAAGACTATTATTCTCAGGAGAGCCAATTATGTCTGGATGCTTAG